In one window of Skermanella rosea DNA:
- the ileS gene encoding isoleucine--tRNA ligase — MTRDYKSTVFLPRTDFPMRAGLPAKEPELLRRWAEQGLHDRLREQSAGREKFILHDGPPYANGNIHVGHAVNKILKDVVSRSQQMLGKDSVYVPGWDCHGLPIEWKIEEKYRAAGQDKDQVPILQFRAECRQFAQEWVDIQAEEFQRLGVMGDWSHPYMTMTFPAEATIVREIHKFLMNGGLYKGAKPVMWSVVEKTALAEAEVEYHDHTSTTVWVRFPVSAPATPELDDASVVIWTTTPWTLPGNRAIGYGPDMEYGVFKVAAVAEGSGARVGERLVVATALAGDLAKTAGITEWRQLYTLPGARLADTRCAHPLHGQGYDFPVPLLPGDFVTADAGTGFVHIAPGHGEDDFNLGRRHGIQVPQTVDDDGSYYPHVPLFAGKRVYTPAGKPGDANGAVISAIAHAGGLLAKGKLVHSYPHSWRSKAPLIFRTTPQWFISMETNELRQVALKAIDDTRWVPPQGRNRIASMIENRPDWCISRQRAWGVPIALFIDKKTGEPLKDQAVLDRIADTFQTEGSDAWFARDPQFFLGDAYAAADYDQVFDIVDVWFESGSTHSFVLEARPDLQWPASLYLEGSDQHRGWFHSSLLESCGTRGRAPYDAVLTHGFVLDEQGRKMSKSLKNVTAPQEVVDKYGADILRLWVVGSDYSEDLRIGPEILKFQADLYRRLRNTLRYLLGALADFSEEERIDVSEMPELERWVLHRLTELDETVRQGIHDYDFHSLFTALHNFCAVDLSAFYFDVRKDSLYCDRPDSVRRRSVRTVLDQLFSCLTAWLAPVLCFTTEEAWLSRYGNDGPVPSVHLRRFVDIPPEWSAPDLAKKWEVVRDVRRVVTGALELERANKRIGSSLQSAPVVTVTPELHAALEGVDLAEVAITSAIRVVDGPVPDGAFTLEDVPGVGVVPDLADGDKCERCWRVLPEVGTDAAHPTLCHRCSDAVEHLPEAAE; from the coding sequence ATGACCCGCGACTATAAATCGACCGTTTTCCTGCCCCGCACCGATTTTCCCATGCGCGCCGGCCTGCCCGCGAAGGAGCCCGAGCTGCTGCGGCGCTGGGCGGAGCAGGGGCTCCATGACCGGCTGCGCGAACAGTCGGCCGGCCGGGAGAAATTCATCCTCCACGACGGCCCGCCCTACGCCAACGGCAACATCCATGTCGGGCACGCGGTCAACAAGATCCTGAAGGACGTGGTCAGCCGGTCGCAGCAGATGCTCGGCAAGGACTCGGTCTATGTGCCGGGCTGGGACTGCCACGGCCTGCCGATCGAGTGGAAGATCGAGGAGAAGTACCGCGCCGCCGGGCAGGACAAGGACCAGGTCCCGATCCTCCAGTTCCGGGCGGAGTGCCGGCAGTTCGCCCAGGAATGGGTCGATATCCAGGCCGAGGAGTTCCAGCGGCTCGGCGTGATGGGCGACTGGTCGCACCCCTACATGACCATGACCTTCCCGGCCGAGGCGACGATCGTCCGGGAGATCCACAAGTTCCTGATGAACGGCGGGCTCTACAAGGGCGCCAAGCCGGTCATGTGGTCGGTGGTCGAGAAGACCGCCCTGGCCGAGGCCGAGGTCGAGTACCACGACCATACCTCTACCACGGTCTGGGTGCGGTTCCCGGTCTCCGCCCCCGCCACGCCGGAGCTGGACGACGCCTCCGTCGTGATCTGGACCACCACGCCCTGGACGCTGCCGGGCAACCGCGCGATCGGCTACGGCCCCGACATGGAATACGGCGTGTTCAAGGTGGCCGCCGTGGCCGAGGGCAGCGGCGCCAGGGTCGGGGAACGGCTGGTGGTCGCCACCGCGCTGGCCGGCGACCTCGCGAAGACGGCCGGCATCACCGAATGGCGCCAGCTCTACACTCTCCCCGGCGCCCGGCTGGCCGACACCCGCTGCGCCCATCCGCTGCACGGCCAGGGCTACGATTTCCCGGTGCCGCTGCTGCCGGGCGACTTCGTCACGGCGGATGCCGGCACCGGCTTCGTCCATATCGCCCCCGGCCACGGCGAGGACGACTTCAACCTGGGCCGCAGGCACGGCATCCAGGTGCCGCAGACGGTGGACGACGACGGCTCCTACTATCCGCACGTGCCGCTGTTCGCCGGCAAGCGGGTCTACACGCCCGCGGGCAAGCCGGGCGACGCCAACGGCGCCGTGATCTCGGCCATCGCCCATGCCGGCGGCCTGCTGGCCAAGGGCAAGCTGGTCCACAGCTATCCCCATTCCTGGCGCTCGAAGGCACCGCTGATCTTCCGCACCACTCCGCAGTGGTTCATCTCCATGGAGACGAACGAGCTGAGGCAGGTGGCGCTGAAGGCGATCGACGACACCCGCTGGGTGCCGCCCCAGGGGCGCAACCGCATCGCGTCGATGATCGAGAACCGGCCGGACTGGTGCATCAGCCGCCAGCGCGCCTGGGGCGTGCCGATCGCGCTGTTCATCGACAAGAAGACCGGCGAGCCGTTGAAGGACCAGGCCGTCCTCGACCGTATCGCCGATACGTTCCAGACGGAGGGCTCGGACGCCTGGTTCGCCCGGGACCCGCAGTTCTTCCTGGGCGATGCCTACGCGGCGGCCGACTACGACCAGGTGTTCGACATCGTGGACGTCTGGTTCGAGTCCGGTTCGACCCACAGCTTCGTGCTGGAAGCACGGCCCGACCTGCAATGGCCGGCCTCGCTCTACCTGGAGGGCTCGGACCAGCACCGCGGCTGGTTCCACTCCTCGCTGCTGGAGAGCTGCGGCACCCGCGGCCGGGCGCCCTACGACGCGGTGCTGACCCACGGCTTCGTGCTCGACGAGCAGGGCCGCAAGATGTCGAAGTCGTTGAAGAACGTCACCGCCCCGCAGGAGGTCGTGGACAAGTACGGCGCCGACATCCTGCGCCTGTGGGTCGTCGGCTCCGACTATTCGGAAGACCTGCGCATCGGGCCGGAGATCCTGAAGTTCCAGGCCGACCTGTACCGGCGCCTGCGCAACACGCTCCGCTACCTGCTGGGGGCGCTCGCCGACTTCTCGGAGGAGGAGCGGATCGACGTGTCCGAGATGCCGGAGCTGGAACGCTGGGTGCTCCACCGACTGACCGAGCTGGACGAGACCGTCCGCCAGGGCATCCACGATTACGACTTCCACAGCCTGTTCACGGCGCTGCATAACTTCTGCGCGGTTGACCTGTCGGCCTTCTACTTCGACGTGCGCAAGGACAGCCTCTACTGCGACCGGCCCGATTCGGTCCGACGGCGGTCGGTGCGGACCGTCCTGGACCAGCTCTTCTCGTGCCTGACCGCGTGGCTCGCCCCGGTGCTGTGCTTCACCACGGAGGAGGCCTGGCTCAGCCGCTACGGCAACGACGGCCCGGTCCCGAGCGTCCATCTGCGTAGGTTCGTCGACATCCCCCCGGAGTGGTCGGCCCCCGATCTGGCGAAGAAGTGGGAAGTGGTCCGCGACGTCCGCCGGGTCGTCACCGGCGCCCTCGAGCTGGAGCGGGCGAACAAGCGCATCGGCTCCTCCCTCCAGTCGGCCCCGGTCGTGACCGTCACGCCGGAACTGCACGCGGCGCTGGAAGGCGTCGACCTGGCGGAGGTCGCGATCACCTCGGCGATCCGCGTGGTCGACGGCCCGGTGCCCGACGGCGCCTTCACGCTGGAGGATGTGCCGGGCGTCGGGGTCGTTCCCGATCTGGCCGACGGCGACAAGTGCGAGCGCTGCTGGAGGGTCCTGCCGGAGGTGGGGACCGACGCCGCCCATCCGACCCTGTGCCACCGCTGCTCCGACGCGGTCGAACACCTGCCCGAGGCCGCGGAATGA
- the lspA gene encoding signal peptidase II, translating into MTDQTRGEAGRMARSRSMIRPGLIIAVFVMILDQASKWWMLEVVGMAHDPRVIEVTSYFNLVMAWNRGVSFSLFWHEAEFMPYVLSAVALGIVGFLLSWLRRADRPFLAVCIGMVIGGAIGNVIDRLRFGAVADFLDFHVLGYHWPAFNVADTGISVGVILIVLDSLFGGGRDHSRPEKDDRDRA; encoded by the coding sequence ATGACCGACCAGACCCGCGGCGAGGCCGGCCGGATGGCGCGTTCCCGATCGATGATCCGTCCCGGCCTTATCATCGCCGTTTTCGTGATGATCCTGGACCAGGCGTCGAAGTGGTGGATGCTCGAGGTCGTGGGAATGGCGCACGATCCCCGCGTGATCGAGGTCACCTCCTACTTCAATCTGGTCATGGCATGGAACAGGGGTGTAAGTTTCAGCCTGTTCTGGCATGAGGCGGAGTTCATGCCCTATGTGCTATCTGCGGTTGCGCTGGGCATCGTGGGCTTCCTCCTCTCATGGCTGCGCCGAGCGGACCGTCCGTTCCTTGCCGTGTGCATCGGCATGGTCATCGGCGGTGCGATCGGCAACGTGATCGACCGGTTGCGGTTCGGCGCGGTGGCGGACTTCCTGGACTTCCATGTCCTGGGATACCACTGGCCGGCATTCAACGTGGCCGACACGGGAATATCGGTCGGCGTCATCCTGATCGTGCTCGACAGCCTGTTCGGAGGCGGGCGGGACCACTCCCGGCCGGAGAAGGACGATCGGGACAGAGCCTGA